In one Chitinivorax tropicus genomic region, the following are encoded:
- a CDS encoding SMI1/KNR4 family protein gives MAIKFNLALDTSEILSLEKSLGFTLPLIYRDFLIKTNGISIIPPSFSNIKFDKVENGEISFSYLFGHALANTSLDILSTHREIGDEIDFLENPVIIGEDGGGNFYVMLCRGESSNVYYWDRTHLHAEDENLKYDIAEVGECGHLYLVSNTFNDFCNLISDSLGGSPLTPSP, from the coding sequence ATGGCCATCAAATTCAATCTCGCTCTAGATACTTCAGAGATACTTTCTCTGGAGAAAAGTCTTGGATTTACACTTCCATTAATCTATAGAGATTTTCTGATTAAAACAAATGGCATATCCATCATCCCACCAAGCTTTTCTAATATTAAATTCGATAAAGTTGAAAATGGTGAAATTTCATTTTCATATCTCTTCGGCCATGCACTGGCAAATACCAGCCTTGACATTTTATCCACCCACCGTGAAATTGGAGATGAGATAGATTTCCTGGAAAACCCCGTCATAATTGGAGAGGATGGCGGAGGAAACTTTTATGTAATGCTTTGCAGAGGGGAGTCGAGCAACGTCTATTACTGGGATAGAACACACCTCCACGCAGAGGATGAGAACTTGAAGTACGATATTGCAGAGGTGGGTGAATGTGGGCATCTTTATTTGGTTTCCAATACATTCAATGACTTTTGTAACCTCATCTCCGACTCTTTAGGCGGGTCACCATTGACGCCATCACCATAA
- a CDS encoding DUF6881 domain-containing protein, with amino-acid sequence MEIFPNGEYGYAYDETTKISTQLSETTIPSIDEISEDPQFLPEIIKKEEFEGVWIKATK; translated from the coding sequence ATAGAGATTTTCCCAAACGGCGAATATGGCTATGCCTATGACGAAACAACCAAAATCTCAACACAACTTTCAGAAACAACAATTCCTTCAATAGATGAAATTTCCGAAGACCCACAATTTCTACCCGAGATTATAAAAAAAGAAGAATTTGAGGGCGTTTGGATAAAGGCCACTAAATAA
- a CDS encoding Imm26 family immunity protein, whose translation MTSKSKAQGWNTKPRTMLRYIKPGDIFLFELTSSAYGAGRILSANSLGHVAEIFDVIFSTPNIPAQDIITHERLRAIILDSYGLFDKKIYGNWQIIGHDDNFKQDNLDKIYFSYGEGTGIRVIDALDNERPGTQEDLDKYPAYSPHSDFHVRTRLFPDYAQKKI comes from the coding sequence ATGACCTCAAAATCAAAAGCTCAAGGCTGGAACACCAAACCAAGGACCATGCTGAGATATATAAAACCAGGTGATATTTTCTTATTTGAGCTAACCAGCAGTGCATATGGAGCCGGCAGAATTCTTTCTGCAAATAGTCTGGGCCACGTTGCTGAGATTTTTGATGTTATATTTTCAACTCCAAACATACCCGCTCAAGATATTATTACTCACGAACGACTACGAGCAATCATATTAGACTCATACGGGCTTTTCGATAAAAAAATCTATGGAAACTGGCAAATAATTGGTCACGATGACAACTTCAAGCAGGACAATCTCGACAAAATATACTTCTCTTACGGAGAGGGAACTGGCATTCGTGTAATTGATGCTCTTGACAATGAAAGACCCGGCACGCAAGAAGATTTGGATAAATATCCGGCCTATTCACCTCATAGTGATTTTCATGTAAGAACTAGGCTTTTTCCGGATTATGCTCAAAAGAAGATATAA